From Nicotiana tabacum cultivar K326 chromosome 22, ASM71507v2, whole genome shotgun sequence, one genomic window encodes:
- the LOC142175729 gene encoding uncharacterized protein LOC142175729, giving the protein MVMSRCWCCQQPQEESIQHIFVISPTASKVWNLFMGAAGISVQLIQLKQIIRHWWYAQCCPKLKPLFQEVPAIITWELWKRRNAGKHGGSMSTNRVNHEINRILHQLARLPCHGWYKCNTDGASKGNPGPSSLGFYVRDDEGDVVYARAVDLGVTTNVVAEAKAILQGLEYCVEHDFHPLILETDSLVMKKVLVGKDLSLQDHKKAHSQRLAFALQSLLKARSFLAFAL; this is encoded by the exons ATGGTGATGTCTAggtgttggtgttgtcagcagcccCAAGAGGAATCCATTCAGCATATATTTGTCATAAGTCCTACTGCATCTAAGGTATGGAACTTGTTCATGGgggctgctggaatttctgtGCAATTGATTCAATTGAAGCAGATTATAAGGCATTGGTGGTATGCTCAGTGTTGTCCGAAATTAAAGCCACTATTTCAAGAAGTACCAGCTATCATCACTTGGGAGCTGTGGAAGAGAAGAAATGCAGGTAAACATGGTGGTTCAATGTCCACAAATAGGGTGAATCATGAGATAAATAGGATATTGCATCAATTGGCAAGG CTTCCTTGTCATGGTTGGTATAAATGTAATACCGATGGAGCTTCAAAGGGCAATCCTGGACCTAGCTCCCTAGGCTTTTATGTGAGGGATGATGAAGGTGATGTGGTGTATGCTAGGGCAGTAGACTTGGGAGTGACAACTAATGTGGTGGCTGAAGCTAAGGCTATTCTTCAAGGGTTGGAATATTGTGTGGAGCATGATTTTCACCCTCTCATACTGGAGACTGAttcattggtgatgaagaag GTTCTAGTAGGGAAGGATCTGAGCTTACAAGATCACAAAAAGGCACATTCTCAAAGgctggcctttgccttgcaaagtCTGCTTAAAGCTAGATCattcctggcttttgccttgtaa
- the LOC142175728 gene encoding uncharacterized protein LOC142175728, with protein sequence MNKEHNFCVVALMEPFQKKGLIDRYKRRLNMETAYKNINGQIWLFFDAVVEWELVEDTEQQVTVRVFHHDLGQHMMMTFVYAKCSAMERLDLWDHLYYLASDMELPWLVGGDFNVILHEDEKIGGLPVHPPEYEDFAFCVNSCGCLSKGTKEVHSYGGMGDPMLSVYSRDWIFVNLSFQNMLPTIEVEHLIRTGSDHAPLLMTCRVQTTNFVKPFRFLNFWTKHATFMDVVRQNWEADFIGDPFFMFKQNIKRVKVALSKWNRETFGDIFKQLAILEDIVRVKEMLFEEEPTTENRIVLQKDQSELKKYLNIEEQY encoded by the coding sequence ATGAATAAGGAGCATAATTTTTGTGTAGTTGCATTGATGGAGCCTTTTCAAAAGAAGGGACTCATTGATAGATATAAAAGGAGGTTGAATATGGAGACTGCTTATAAAAATATTAATGGGCAAATATGGTTGTTCTTCGATGCAGTGGTGGAATGGGAATTAGTGGAGGATACTGAGCAACAGGTGACTGTGAGAGTGTTTCACCATGACCTGGGGCAGCACATGATGATgacatttgtttatgcaaaatgttcaGCAATGGAGAGGTTGGATTTGTGGGATCACTTGTATTATTTAGCAAGTGATATGGAATTACCATGGTtggtaggaggggatttcaatgtgaTATTGCATGAAGATGAGAAAATAGGGGGACTTCCAGTACACCCTCCTGAATATGAGGATTTTGCATTTTGTGTAAACTCTTGTGGTTGTTTGAGCAAGGGTACAAAGGAAGTCCATTCATATGGTGGAATGGGAGATCCAATGCTGAGTGTATATTCAAGAGAttggatttttgtgaatttgtcatTTCAGAACATGTTGCCAACTATTGAAGTTGAGCATCTAATCAGAACTGGATCAGATCATGCACCATTGCTAATGACATGTAGGGTGCAGACAACCAATTTTGTCAAGCCTTTCAGATTCTTGAACTTTTGGACAAAGCATGCTACATTTATGGATGTGGTGAGGCAGAATTGGGAAGCCGATTTCATAGGGGATCCATTTTTTATGTTCAAGCAGAATATCAAGAGGGTGAAAGTAGCACTCTCAAAATGGAATAGGGAAACATTTGGTGATATCTTCAAGCAATTGGCTATTTTGGAGGACATTGTTAGGGTGAAGGAGATGTTGTTTGAAGAAGAGCCTACAACTGAGAATAGGATTGTGCTTCAAAAGGATCAATCtgaattgaagaaatatttgAATATTGAGGAGCAATATTGA